AGTATTTTCTAACATAAGAATCATTTAGCTGTGTAAACTGATAAGCATTATGTACGCCAATCGATTTTAATCTGGTAGTATGTTGCCGGCCAATTCCCCATACGTCTTCAATAGCTGTCCATTTCAAGGCTTTAATTCTTTTTTCGTCAGTATCTATAATGTAATAATTGTTTGTGCGTTCCGGAAACTTTTTAGCAATTTTATTGGCAACTTTGGCTAATGCTTTAGTAGGAGCAAAGCCAACAGATATAGGAATGCCAATTCCTTTTATTACAACTTTGTGCATTTCTGGTCCAATTTTATCAAAGTCAAAATATTTAAAACCGTTAAATTTTAAAAACGCTTCATCAATGCTGTAAATTTCAACATCCGGAGAAAATTGTTTTATCAATGTCATTACTCTGTTTGACAGATCACCATACAACGTATAATTTGAAGAACATACAACAATTCCGTGTTCTTTTACGAGGTCATTTATTTGAAAAATTGGAACACCCATTTTTACGCCCAGAGCTTTACTTTCTTGAGACCTGGCCACGACGCACCCATCGTTATTGGAAAGCACGACTATTGGCTTGTTACGAAGCTTTGGACGAAAAACCCTTTCGCAACTTGCGTAGAAATTATTACAATCGATAAGCGCATACATAAATTAGTGTTTTCTATGATATTTCAATGTGTGAGTTACAATACCCCAAATTTGAAATGATTCGTTGTCTGTAATTTGTATCGGTTTGTATTTTTCATTCTCAGGCATGAGCCAGACACAATCTTTGTTTACATGCAGTCTTTTTAATGTAAAATCGTCATAGATTAAACAAACTGCGATATCACCATTTTTAGGTTCTAAAGATCTGTCAACCGCAATTATATCATTATTTGATATTCCAGCTCCTTCCATGCTCGAACCAGTTACCCTGGCACAAAATATTGTAGATGGAGATGTGCCGAAAACTTCTTTATCGA
The Flavobacterium sp. GSB-24 genome window above contains:
- a CDS encoding Y-family DNA polymerase; protein product: MYALIDCNNFYASCERVFRPKLRNKPIVVLSNNDGCVVARSQESKALGVKMGVPIFQINDLVKEHGIVVCSSNYTLYGDLSNRVMTLIKQFSPDVEIYSIDEAFLKFNGFKYFDFDKIGPEMHKVVIKGIGIPISVGFAPTKALAKVANKIAKKFPERTNNYYIIDTDEKRIKALKWTAIEDVWGIGRQHTTRLKSIGVHNAYQFTQLNDSYVRKYFTVVGLRLKKDLEGEPTIDFEDIKPKQNIATTRSFDVMMENKDDLRERVSTFATLAGEKLRKQNSNCELITVFIYTNRFRQDLPQYHGSKTVKLPFPTSSTFELNKYAQIALDSIFEPGYKYKKAGVILMGISQDETMQLSMFEYENPKHKILMNVMDKMNLKLGDKIKFGSQDLKRKWKMRQDSLSPCFTTNLNDIIKVNAISNDYL
- a CDS encoding S24 family peptidase produces the protein MMKERFLITNRVSFIEFDYSDTKEVPYYDGGIPAGFPSPADDFKELTISFDKEVFGTSPSTIFCARVTGSSMEGAGISNNDIIAVDRSLEPKNGDIAVCLIYDDFTLKRLHVNKDCVWLMPENEKYKPIQITDNESFQIWGIVTHTLKYHRKH